TCGACGAGGGATTCGAGGTCGCGGATCTGCGCGAGGGTGCGGAGATCCTGGACGAGGTGTGGGCCGAGCTCACCTCGGAGCCGCTGCCGGACCGGTACAACTACCGGATGCGCCCCAGGACCTGACGGAACTCTTCGTCCGACCCGCGCCCGCCTCCAGCGGCGCGGGTCAGACGGCCGGATTCCGGTCGACGTACTCGAAGACCGAGCCGTCCGGATGCACCGCGATCAGATTGCGGCCCACCGGCGTCGGCACCGGGCCCGCGAGGATGCGCGCGCCGACGCGGGTGAGGGAGGCATGGGCTTCGTCGACGTCCTTGACCGCGATCGTCGCCGTCACCTTGCGCAGGATCTCCAACTCCGACTCGGGGCCGCTCATCAGCAGAAAGCAGCCGATCGCGGCGGCAGAGACCCCACCGCGCTCGAAGCGCAGCGCGGAACTGGCCGTGAGGTCCTCGTAGAAGGCCACCGCGGCCTCCAGGTCGTCGACGCAGATGCGCAGAGTGGTTCCCAGAATGTCCATGCGGACAAGGGTAGTTGGCGACTATCGGACCCGGCAGAGCACCTCGCCGTGCGGGACCATGAACCAGGCGTCGTCCCGCGCGCCCCACTCGTGCCAGGCCGCGGCGATCGCGGCCAGCTCCTCGGTGCTCGCATGGCCGCCGTCCACGGCCAGCTTCGCGTACACCGAGCCGACGGTGCGGTCGGCCCACAGCCCGCTCCACCAGGCGCGGCTCTCCGGGGTCGCGAAGCACCAGTTGCCGGCGGTCGGGGTGATGTCGGTGAATCCCGCCCGGAGGGCCCAGGAGAGCAGCCGGCGGCCCGCGTCCGGCTCGCCGCCGTTTGCGCGGGCGACCCGTCCGTACAGCTCCTGCCAGGCGTCCATGCCCGGCACTTCGGGATACCAGGTCATCGCCGCGTAGTCGCTGTCGCGGGCCGCTATGACGCCGCCGGGGCGGCAGACGCGCCGCATCTCGCGCAGCGCCTGCACCGGATCGCCCACATGCTGCAGCACCTGATGGGCATGGACGACGTCGAAGGAGTCGTCGGGGAAGTCCAGGGCATGTACATCGGCGGTGGCGAACTCGACGCTGTCCAGGCCGCGTTCGGCCGCGACCTCGGCCGCCTGCGCCAGGATCTCCTCGGTGGTGTCCACGGCGGTCACCCGGCCGGGGGCGACCAGCGCGGCCAGATCCGCGGTGATGGTGCCCGGTCCGCAGCCGACGTCCAACACATCCATGCCGGGGCGGAGTTCGTGGAGCAGATACGCCGCGGAGTTGGCGGCGGTACGCCAGCGGTGCGAGCGCAGCACCGACTCGTGGTGGCCGTGGGTGTAGACGGCGGTCTCCTTCGGCATGGCCGTGGATCCTTTCTCGCTGATCGGGTGACCGGGCTGATCGGGCCGATCGGGCCGATCGGTACGGTCACCGTACGCGCGGATGCCGAATAATGAGATATATATCTTGCTATATGGACAGTGGGCGTTGACCTCGGCGTTGTCGTGACAAGTGGCGCCCGATCACGCTGTGTTCGTGCGACCCGGCGAGCGGCCGCCGTACGGTGATGGCCACCGAAGAGCACATCAAAGCCGCCAAGCCGCGTGCCGGTGGCGGACTCGTGGTCAATCTGCGCGGCAGCCTCGCCCGCGTCGCCCCCGATGGCGCGGTCACCCCGGTGCTGCCCGTCGAGGCCTGCGCCAACGGCATCGGGTGGGGTCCGGACGGGCGGCTGATGTACCTCATCGACACGCCCACGGGACGGCGCCGCGCTGCGCCGCTGCACGGCCGACGGCACCCTGGACCGGACTGCCGGACTTCCGGTACAGCGCCGACGGCCTGCGCCTTCGGCGGTACGGACCTGAGCGGCCTCTGCATCACCTCGGCCCGCGCGGGGCACGGGGTGCCCCGGACGGCGTTCGCGGGCGGCTGGGCCTCCCCGACGCCGGATGCGGGGTCCTCGACGGCTCCGCTGGGCGGGCGCGGCCGGTCGAACCCTCGTATAAAGGGCCCTGAGCGATAAAGGGCCCTGAGCGTAAAAGGACCCGACTGCGGGACGACGGCACAGGGCGGCGGGGCGACGGGGCGGCGGCGAAGGAGGCCCGGATGGCGCGGCAACACACCGGACGGGCGGGGCGCAAGCAGCGGGGCGGGGGCGGTGCGCGTTCCGTACGGGAGGACCGCGGCCCTGTACGGTACGCGCCACCCGCCCCCGATCCCGGTCTGCCCGTCCTGCCCGAACTGGCCGAGGTGCTCGCCGCCGCGGCCGGCCGCGGCGAACCCGAGCCGACCGGCGGCGGCGACGACCTGCGCGAGGCCGCGACCGCCTACTGGGAGCGGCGCGGACTGCACGGCGGCCCGGAACACATCGCCGCCGCACCGGGCGCCTCCCCGCTGCTGCTCGCCCTGATCGCCGCGCACGGCGGCGACGTACTCATGCCGCGCCCCTGCACGGCCACCTGGATTCCGCAGGCCCGGCTGCTGGGCAGGCCCGCCTACCATGTGCCGACCCCGGCCGAGTGCGGCGGCGTGCCCGATCCGTACGCGCTGCTGGAGACCGTACGCAGAGTGCGCGCCGAGGGAGGCAGGCCCCGGCTGCTGCTGATCTCCGTGGTCGACGACCCGACCGCCACCGTCGCCCCGCCGGAACTCGTGCGCGAGGCGTGCGAGGCCGCGGTCGCCGAAGGGCTGCACATCGTCAGCGACGAGACCTGGCGCGACACCCTGCACCGGCCGCACGACACGGTCCTGCTCAGCCCGGCCGAAATGTGCCCCGACGACGTCACGGTCGTCTGCGATCTCGCCGGTGCGCTGACCCCGTCCGCCTGGCCGGTCGCGGTCGCCCGCTTCCCGGACACCGGGCGGGCGGCGGTGCGCCACGCCCGTACGCTCGACATCCTCACCGCACTCGGCGCGCACGTCGCGGGGCCCGTCGCCATGGCCGCCGCCCACGCGCTGCGCGAACCGGACGCCGTCACGGACCGGGTCCGCAGCGCCGCAGCCCTCCAGGCGAAGGTCGCAGGGGCGGCCCATCGCGCGGTCCTCGCGTCGGGCGCGCTGGCCAGGCCCCCGCAGGCCGGCCGCCACCTCTACGCCGACCTCGGGCCGCTCAGGTCCCGGCTCGCGAAACGCGGTGTCACGGACTCCCTGGAACTGGAGGAGTACCTGACGGAACGTCTCGGTGCACCGACACCGGGCGGCCACCGGTTCGGCGACGAACTGGGGGCGCTGCGCGTACGGCTGGGCACCGGGGCGCTGCTCGGGTCGACCGCGGAACAGCAGATGCAGTCCCTCACCGCTGTGGAGCCCCTGGAATTGCCGCATGTGGCTCAAGCCCTGAGCATTTTTGGAGCGGCCCTCGACGAACTCCGATGACGGCCCGTGACAACGGCCGCCGATCACGATCTGTGACGACGGCCTGGGACGGCCGCCCCGATGGTGAATTCCGAGACGGGAGTCTCTCGATGACGGAACGGACCGAGCGCTCCCTCGCCGGGACCGCCCAACCGCACCCGCGCCACATCGCTCGCGGCAAGGTCGTCGAACCGCGTCCGCTGGGCGAGATCCGGGCCTGGCCCAAGACCTTCGCCGACCGGCTCACCGCGCCGCTCCCTGGTGTCATGGGCATGTCCCGGCTGGCCCGTGAGCGCGCCCTGCGGCCCAACGCGGAGGGAGTGCGCGGCATCCACCGGCTCCCGTACGCCCCCGGACCCCTGCCCGCCACCCCCGCGGGCACCACATCCGTGACCTGGGCCGGGCACGCCAGCTGGATCGTGCGCACCGGCGGGCTGACCGTCCTCACCGACCCCGTCTGGTCCCGGCGCATCCTCGGTGTCCCGCCCAGGATCACGCCCGTCGGCGTCCGCTGGGAGGACCTGCCGCCCGTGGACGCCGTGGTCATCAGCCACAACCACTACGACCACCTCGACGCCCCCACCCTGCGCAGACTGCCCAGGGACACCCCGCTGTTCGTCCCCGCCGGGCTCGGGCGCTGGTGCCGCC
This sequence is a window from Streptomyces sp. NBC_01217. Protein-coding genes within it:
- a CDS encoding pyridoxal phosphate-dependent aminotransferase, encoding MARQHTGRAGRKQRGGGGARSVREDRGPVRYAPPAPDPGLPVLPELAEVLAAAAGRGEPEPTGGGDDLREAATAYWERRGLHGGPEHIAAAPGASPLLLALIAAHGGDVLMPRPCTATWIPQARLLGRPAYHVPTPAECGGVPDPYALLETVRRVRAEGGRPRLLLISVVDDPTATVAPPELVREACEAAVAEGLHIVSDETWRDTLHRPHDTVLLSPAEMCPDDVTVVCDLAGALTPSAWPVAVARFPDTGRAAVRHARTLDILTALGAHVAGPVAMAAAHALREPDAVTDRVRSAAALQAKVAGAAHRAVLASGALARPPQAGRHLYADLGPLRSRLAKRGVTDSLELEEYLTERLGAPTPGGHRFGDELGALRVRLGTGALLGSTAEQQMQSLTAVEPLELPHVAQALSIFGAALDELR
- a CDS encoding MBL fold metallo-hydrolase, producing the protein MTERTERSLAGTAQPHPRHIARGKVVEPRPLGEIRAWPKTFADRLTAPLPGVMGMSRLARERALRPNAEGVRGIHRLPYAPGPLPATPAGTTSVTWAGHASWIVRTGGLTVLTDPVWSRRILGVPPRITPVGVRWEDLPPVDAVVISHNHYDHLDAPTLRRLPRDTPLFVPAGLGRWCRRRRFTCVTELDWWESARLHGVRFDFVPAHHWSKRTLTDTCHSLWGGWIIGTGGRDGQRIHFAGDSGYGHWFGEIGRRYPGIDLTLLPIGAYEPRWWLGDVHTDPEEAVQAYEDLGARAMAPMHWATFLLSAEPVLEPLTRLRTAWQRAGHPRERLWDLPIGGSRLLEPAPRTISG
- a CDS encoding SMP-30/gluconolactonase/LRE family protein, whose amino-acid sequence is MATEEHIKAAKPRAGGGLVVNLRGSLARVAPDGAVTPVLPVEACANGIGWGPDGRLMYLIDTPTGRRRAAPLHGRRHPGPDCRTSGTAPTACAFGGTDLSGLCITSARAGHGVPRTAFAGGWASPTPDAGSSTAPLGGRGRSNPRIKGPER
- a CDS encoding VOC family protein, with the protein product MDILGTTLRICVDDLEAAVAFYEDLTASSALRFERGGVSAAAIGCFLLMSGPESELEILRKVTATIAVKDVDEAHASLTRVGARILAGPVPTPVGRNLIAVHPDGSVFEYVDRNPAV
- a CDS encoding class I SAM-dependent methyltransferase — encoded protein: MPKETAVYTHGHHESVLRSHRWRTAANSAAYLLHELRPGMDVLDVGCGPGTITADLAALVAPGRVTAVDTTEEILAQAAEVAAERGLDSVEFATADVHALDFPDDSFDVVHAHQVLQHVGDPVQALREMRRVCRPGGVIAARDSDYAAMTWYPEVPGMDAWQELYGRVARANGGEPDAGRRLLSWALRAGFTDITPTAGNWCFATPESRAWWSGLWADRTVGSVYAKLAVDGGHASTEELAAIAAAWHEWGARDDAWFMVPHGEVLCRVR